The proteins below come from a single Aegilops tauschii subsp. strangulata cultivar AL8/78 chromosome 6, Aet v6.0, whole genome shotgun sequence genomic window:
- the LOC109740383 gene encoding uncharacterized protein isoform X2 → MERGRLCRAIVNGYLARSVCCCKICVLVGKCCSRGCCRPWLHRYLLPWFALISTLAACLLWFEWRILCLRRDIIVWMDHRALDQAERINSHSSPVLQFYGGSVSPEMQAPKLLWVKENLQKTWSMVYRWMDLGNWLTYRATGDETRSLSHMEQWRESNPRGMEPYGTDEVFWAEIGLGDLYEGSQAKIGHSVVFPGHPLGSGLTPTSAKELGLLTGTPVGTSLIDAYAGGLGVMESVPDAELKADMFDEEAICHRMVLVCGTSTCHMVVSKNKLFIPGVWGPFLSAMIPEFWLTECGQSATGALLDYIVQNHAAAPLLANQAASQSMSIYELMNKILLSMAHEQNMSFPSALSQDTHVLPDFHGNRSPVADPKSKGVICGLTLDTSEKHLALLYLATIQGIAYGTRHIVEHCNAHGHKIDTLLACGGLAKNSLYIQEHADIMGCPIILPRENENVLLGAAILGVVAAEKFDGVRDAMKALNAAGKVVRPSSDPRVKKYHDAKYQIFRSLYEQQLSHRSTMAQALH, encoded by the exons ATGGAAAGAGGAAGACTCTGTAGAG CAATCGTCAACGGATATCTGGCACGCAGTGTGTGCTGCTGTAAAATCTGCGTGCTCGTTGGCAAATGTTGCTCCCGAGGATGTTGTCGGCCTTGGCTTCACCGCTACTTGCTCCCTTGGTTTGCCCTGATCTCCACATTAGCCGCGTGCCTTCTGTGGTTTGAATGGAGAATTTTGTGTTTGAG AAGGGACATCATCGTGTGGATGGACCATAGGGCTCTCGACCAGGCTGAACGAATTAATTCTCACAGTTCACCGGTATTGCAATTTTATGGTGGGAGTGTCTCCCCTGAAATGCAAGCTCCAAAG CTTTTATGGGTAAAGGAAAATCTGCAAAAAACTTGGTCTATGGTATATAGGTGGATGGACCTCGGTAACTGGTTAACATATAG GGCAACTGGTGATGAAACCCGCAGCTTATCACACATGGAACAGTGGAGGGAATCAAATCCACGTGGTATGGAACCATATGGAACGGATGAAGTCTTTTGGGCAGAAATAGGCTTGGGAGACCTTTATGAAGGGAGCCAGGCAAAAATAG GACACTCTGTTGTGTTTCCTGGTCATCCTCTAGGTTCTGGTTTGACACCTACTTCTGCAAAG GAGTTAGGCTTGCTTACTGGGACTCCTGTTGGAACTTCGCTTATTGATGCTTATGCCGGGGGTCTTGGAGTCATGGAAAGTGTGCCAGATGCAGAATTGAAAGCTGACA TGTTTGATGAAGAAGCAATATGCCATCGCATGGTCTTGGTTTGCGGAACATCTACATGCCACATGGTTGTTTCAAAGAATAAGCTATTTATCCCTGGTGTCTGGGGACCATTTTTGTCTG CGATGATACCTGAGTTTTGGCTCACGGAATGTGGCCAAAGTGCAACTGGTGCTTTACTTGATTACATTGTTCAAAACCATGCTGCGGCTCCCCTTCTGGCTAATCAAGCTGCTTCTCAAA GTATGTCCATTTATGAGTTGATGAACAAGATATTGCTTTCAATGGCACATGAACAAAATATGTCTTTTCCTTCTGCCTTGAGTCAGGACACCCATGTCCTTCCAGATTTTCATGGAAATCG GTCCCCTGTGGCTGATCCAAAATCTAAAGGGGTGATTTGTGGGTTGACACTTGATACAAGTGAAAAACATTTGGCGCTTCTGTACCTAGCAACAATTCAAGGCATTGCTTATGGTACTCGTCATATTGTGGAGCATTGTAATGCTCACGGGCACAAG ATCGACACCCTTCTTGCGTGTGGCGGACTTGCAAAGAACTCCTTGTATATCCAAGAACATGCAGATATCATGG GTTGTCCAATAATACTGCCTAGAGAAAACGAGAATGTGCTTCTGGGTGCTGCTATTCTGGGTGTTGTTGCTGCAGAGAAGTTTGATGGTGTTCGTGACGCAATGAAAGCACTGAATGCAGCGGGGAAG GTTGTGCGCCCGTCTTCGGATCCTAGGGTGAAGAAATACCATGACGCCAAGTATCAGATATTTAGGTCCCTGTATGAGCAACAGCTCTCCCATCGCTCAACCATGGCGCAGGCATTGCACTAG
- the LOC109740383 gene encoding uncharacterized protein isoform X1: MSRGGVFLGVDVGTGSARAGLFDDKGKLLGSASSPIQIWKEEDSVEQSSTDIWHAVCAAVKSACSLANVAPEDVVGLGFTATCSLVAVGADGSPVSVSWNGDSRRDIIVWMDHRALDQAERINSHSSPVLQFYGGSVSPEMQAPKLLWVKENLQKTWSMVYRWMDLGNWLTYRATGDETRSLSHMEQWRESNPRGMEPYGTDEVFWAEIGLGDLYEGSQAKIGHSVVFPGHPLGSGLTPTSAKELGLLTGTPVGTSLIDAYAGGLGVMESVPDAELKADMFDEEAICHRMVLVCGTSTCHMVVSKNKLFIPGVWGPFLSAMIPEFWLTECGQSATGALLDYIVQNHAAAPLLANQAASQSMSIYELMNKILLSMAHEQNMSFPSALSQDTHVLPDFHGNRSPVADPKSKGVICGLTLDTSEKHLALLYLATIQGIAYGTRHIVEHCNAHGHKIDTLLACGGLAKNSLYIQEHADIMGCPIILPRENENVLLGAAILGVVAAEKFDGVRDAMKALNAAGKVVRPSSDPRVKKYHDAKYQIFRSLYEQQLSHRSTMAQALH, encoded by the exons ATGTCCCGCGGTGGCGTCTTCCTCGGCGTCGACGTCGGCACCGGCAGCGCTCGCGCAG GACTCTTTGATGACAAGGGTAAGTTGCTGGGGTCAGCAAGCAGCCCTATACAGATATGGAAAGAGGAAGACTCTGTAGAG CAATCGTCAACGGATATCTGGCACGCAGTGTGTGCTGCTGTAAAATCTGCGTGCTCGTTGGCAAATGTTGCTCCCGAGGATGTTGTCGGCCTTGGCTTCACCGCTACTTGCTCCCTTG TTGCTGTGGGTGCTGATGGTTCCCCTGTCTCGGTTTCTTGGAATGGTGATTCAAGAAGGGACATCATCGTGTGGATGGACCATAGGGCTCTCGACCAGGCTGAACGAATTAATTCTCACAGTTCACCGGTATTGCAATTTTATGGTGGGAGTGTCTCCCCTGAAATGCAAGCTCCAAAG CTTTTATGGGTAAAGGAAAATCTGCAAAAAACTTGGTCTATGGTATATAGGTGGATGGACCTCGGTAACTGGTTAACATATAG GGCAACTGGTGATGAAACCCGCAGCTTATCACACATGGAACAGTGGAGGGAATCAAATCCACGTGGTATGGAACCATATGGAACGGATGAAGTCTTTTGGGCAGAAATAGGCTTGGGAGACCTTTATGAAGGGAGCCAGGCAAAAATAG GACACTCTGTTGTGTTTCCTGGTCATCCTCTAGGTTCTGGTTTGACACCTACTTCTGCAAAG GAGTTAGGCTTGCTTACTGGGACTCCTGTTGGAACTTCGCTTATTGATGCTTATGCCGGGGGTCTTGGAGTCATGGAAAGTGTGCCAGATGCAGAATTGAAAGCTGACA TGTTTGATGAAGAAGCAATATGCCATCGCATGGTCTTGGTTTGCGGAACATCTACATGCCACATGGTTGTTTCAAAGAATAAGCTATTTATCCCTGGTGTCTGGGGACCATTTTTGTCTG CGATGATACCTGAGTTTTGGCTCACGGAATGTGGCCAAAGTGCAACTGGTGCTTTACTTGATTACATTGTTCAAAACCATGCTGCGGCTCCCCTTCTGGCTAATCAAGCTGCTTCTCAAA GTATGTCCATTTATGAGTTGATGAACAAGATATTGCTTTCAATGGCACATGAACAAAATATGTCTTTTCCTTCTGCCTTGAGTCAGGACACCCATGTCCTTCCAGATTTTCATGGAAATCG GTCCCCTGTGGCTGATCCAAAATCTAAAGGGGTGATTTGTGGGTTGACACTTGATACAAGTGAAAAACATTTGGCGCTTCTGTACCTAGCAACAATTCAAGGCATTGCTTATGGTACTCGTCATATTGTGGAGCATTGTAATGCTCACGGGCACAAG ATCGACACCCTTCTTGCGTGTGGCGGACTTGCAAAGAACTCCTTGTATATCCAAGAACATGCAGATATCATGG GTTGTCCAATAATACTGCCTAGAGAAAACGAGAATGTGCTTCTGGGTGCTGCTATTCTGGGTGTTGTTGCTGCAGAGAAGTTTGATGGTGTTCGTGACGCAATGAAAGCACTGAATGCAGCGGGGAAG GTTGTGCGCCCGTCTTCGGATCCTAGGGTGAAGAAATACCATGACGCCAAGTATCAGATATTTAGGTCCCTGTATGAGCAACAGCTCTCCCATCGCTCAACCATGGCGCAGGCATTGCACTAG
- the LOC109740383 gene encoding uncharacterized protein isoform X3, protein MDHRALDQAERINSHSSPVLQFYGGSVSPEMQAPKLLWVKENLQKTWSMVYRWMDLGNWLTYRATGDETRSLSHMEQWRESNPRGMEPYGTDEVFWAEIGLGDLYEGSQAKIGHSVVFPGHPLGSGLTPTSAKELGLLTGTPVGTSLIDAYAGGLGVMESVPDAELKADMFDEEAICHRMVLVCGTSTCHMVVSKNKLFIPGVWGPFLSAMIPEFWLTECGQSATGALLDYIVQNHAAAPLLANQAASQSMSIYELMNKILLSMAHEQNMSFPSALSQDTHVLPDFHGNRSPVADPKSKGVICGLTLDTSEKHLALLYLATIQGIAYGTRHIVEHCNAHGHKIDTLLACGGLAKNSLYIQEHADIMGCPIILPRENENVLLGAAILGVVAAEKFDGVRDAMKALNAAGKVVRPSSDPRVKKYHDAKYQIFRSLYEQQLSHRSTMAQALH, encoded by the exons ATGGACCATAGGGCTCTCGACCAGGCTGAACGAATTAATTCTCACAGTTCACCGGTATTGCAATTTTATGGTGGGAGTGTCTCCCCTGAAATGCAAGCTCCAAAG CTTTTATGGGTAAAGGAAAATCTGCAAAAAACTTGGTCTATGGTATATAGGTGGATGGACCTCGGTAACTGGTTAACATATAG GGCAACTGGTGATGAAACCCGCAGCTTATCACACATGGAACAGTGGAGGGAATCAAATCCACGTGGTATGGAACCATATGGAACGGATGAAGTCTTTTGGGCAGAAATAGGCTTGGGAGACCTTTATGAAGGGAGCCAGGCAAAAATAG GACACTCTGTTGTGTTTCCTGGTCATCCTCTAGGTTCTGGTTTGACACCTACTTCTGCAAAG GAGTTAGGCTTGCTTACTGGGACTCCTGTTGGAACTTCGCTTATTGATGCTTATGCCGGGGGTCTTGGAGTCATGGAAAGTGTGCCAGATGCAGAATTGAAAGCTGACA TGTTTGATGAAGAAGCAATATGCCATCGCATGGTCTTGGTTTGCGGAACATCTACATGCCACATGGTTGTTTCAAAGAATAAGCTATTTATCCCTGGTGTCTGGGGACCATTTTTGTCTG CGATGATACCTGAGTTTTGGCTCACGGAATGTGGCCAAAGTGCAACTGGTGCTTTACTTGATTACATTGTTCAAAACCATGCTGCGGCTCCCCTTCTGGCTAATCAAGCTGCTTCTCAAA GTATGTCCATTTATGAGTTGATGAACAAGATATTGCTTTCAATGGCACATGAACAAAATATGTCTTTTCCTTCTGCCTTGAGTCAGGACACCCATGTCCTTCCAGATTTTCATGGAAATCG GTCCCCTGTGGCTGATCCAAAATCTAAAGGGGTGATTTGTGGGTTGACACTTGATACAAGTGAAAAACATTTGGCGCTTCTGTACCTAGCAACAATTCAAGGCATTGCTTATGGTACTCGTCATATTGTGGAGCATTGTAATGCTCACGGGCACAAG ATCGACACCCTTCTTGCGTGTGGCGGACTTGCAAAGAACTCCTTGTATATCCAAGAACATGCAGATATCATGG GTTGTCCAATAATACTGCCTAGAGAAAACGAGAATGTGCTTCTGGGTGCTGCTATTCTGGGTGTTGTTGCTGCAGAGAAGTTTGATGGTGTTCGTGACGCAATGAAAGCACTGAATGCAGCGGGGAAG GTTGTGCGCCCGTCTTCGGATCCTAGGGTGAAGAAATACCATGACGCCAAGTATCAGATATTTAGGTCCCTGTATGAGCAACAGCTCTCCCATCGCTCAACCATGGCGCAGGCATTGCACTAG
- the LOC109740387 gene encoding calmodulin-binding protein 60 B, which translates to MNEKRGLEAAAAGDGRPEAKRSRPPALASVIVEALKVDSLQRLCSSLEPILRRVVSEEVERALGKLGPAAITGRSSPKRIEGPGGRNLQLQFRTRLSLPLFTGGKVEGEQGAAIHVVLLDTGNGCVVSSGLEASAKLDIVVLEGDFNNEDEEGWTEEEFDSHIVKEREGKRPIITGDIQVTLKEGVGTIGEFTFTDNSSWIRSRKFRLGLKIASGFCEGVRIREAKTEAFMVKDHRGELYKKHYPPALKDEVWRLEKIGKDGSFHKRLNKSGILTVEDFLRLVVRDPQKLRTILGSGMSNKMWDSLVEHAKTCVLSGKYYIYYSDENRTAGAIFNDLYAFCGLISGEQFYSSESLDDGQKHFADGLVKKAYDNWMYVIEYDGKALLNPKPKKKAALTNQAEARAPAAYVQRISSTSMPGPSTTGTNGSIGYDGNQTATQSVQLQSSSANMPVPYDDAFPFLPHTMLMGSNQGTASDGMGLELGQLHHTISQGHPIQPANVGYDNWHHNRDGQYADDFTEDIRLKSHQLLEGDDMQQLLRVFNMGGASTGLPDETFSFPYMQSPLPNPGFEGEPSRPSGKAVVGWLKIKAAMRWGIFVRKKAAERRAQIVELED; encoded by the exons ATGAACGAGAAGCGCGGGctggaagccgccgccgccggcgacggcCGCCCTGAGGCCAAGCGGTCGCGACCCCCGGCTCTTGCCAG TGTTATTGTTGAAGCACTAAAGGTGGATAGTCTGCAGAGGCTTTGCTCATCATTGGAACCAATTCTCCGTAGAGTG GTTAGTGAAGAAGTGGAGCGCGCCTTGGGAAAACTTGGTCCTGCTGCAATCACTGGGAG GTCTTCTCCAAAGCGAATTGAAGGTCCTGGTGGAAGAAATCTGCAACTCCAATTCAGGACAAGATTGTCCCTTCCCCTTTTTACCGGAGGAAAAGTTGAAGGGGAGCAGGGGGCTGCAATTCATGTTGTTTTGCTTGATACCGGCAATGGCTGTGTTGTATCATCTGGGCTGGAGGCGTCTGCCAAGCTTGATATTGTTGTTCTGGAAGGTGATTTCAACAATGAAGACGAGGAAGGCTGGACAGAGGAGGAATTTGACAGTCATATAGTGAAGGAGCGTGAGGGAAAACGACCTATTATAACTGGCGATATACAAGTCACACTGAAAGAAGGTGTTGGCACAATCGGGGAGTTCACGTTCACAGATAACTCTAGCTGGATAAGGAGTAGGAAATTCAGACTTGGTTTGAAAATTGCCTCAGGGTTTTGTGAGGGTGTTCGCATCCGTGAGGCAAAAACTGAAGCTTTCATGGTTAAGGACCATAGAGGAGAAT TGTACAAGAAGCATTATCCACCTGCATTGAAGGATGAGGTCTGGAGGTTAGAGAAAATAGGAAAAGATGGGTCGTTCCATAAGAGGCTGAATAAATCTGGAATTTTAACTGTTGAAGATTTTCTTAGGCTTGTGGTTCGGGATCCACAGAAGCTGCGTACT ATCCTCGGAAGTGGCATGTCCAACAAGATGTGGGATTCCCTTGTTGAACATGCAAAAACCTGTGTCTTGAGTGGAAAATATTACATATACTATTCTGATGAGAACAGAACTGCTGGTGCTATTTTCAACGACCTCTATGCATTCTGTGGGCTAATTTCTGGCGAGCAATTCTATTCGTCTGAGAGTCTTGATGATGGCCAAAAG CATTTTGCTGATGGGCTGGTGAAGAAAGCATATGATAATTGGATGTATGTTATTGAATATGATGGCAAAGCTCTCTTGAACCCTAAACCAAAGAAAAAGGCTGCATTAACTAATCAAGCTGAGGCTCGTGCTCCTGCTGCATATGTACAGCGCATTTCTTCAACGAGTATGCCAGGACCATCTACAACAG GCACAAATGGTTCTATAGGGTATGATGGCAACCAGACAGCAACACAGTCTGTTCAGCTTCAGAGTTCATCTGCTAATATGCCTGTGCCATATGATGACGCCTTTCCATTTTTGCCGCATACCATGTTGATGGGGTCTAATCAGGGAACAGCAAGTGATGGCATGGGTCTGGAACTCGGCCAGTTGCATCACACAATTTCTCAAGGCCATCCAATTCAGCCAGCAAATGTCGGCTACGATAATTGGCATCACAACCGTGATGGTCAGTATGCTGATGATTTCACTGAAGACATTCGCCTAAAAAGCCACCAACTGCTCGAGGGTGACGACATGCAGCAGCTGCTCAGGGTCTTCAATATGGGCGGAGCTTCTACTGGTTTGCCAGACGAAACGTTTTCCTTCCCTTACATGCAATCTCCATTGCCAAATCCAGGCTTCGAAGGTGAGCCCAGCCGTCCATCGGGCAAAGCCGTTGTCGGGTGGCTCAAGATAAAGGCTGCTATGAGATGGGGAATATTTGTCAGGAAGAAAGCTGCCGAAAGAAGGGCGCAGATTGTTGAGCTGGAGGATTAA
- the LOC109740386 gene encoding CASP-like protein 2C4 — translation MGAVARLQAAVTSDRAESLLRGACAAASAASALLLGLSAQTKTVLFVRKKAVPKDVEALWVLIVAAAVAAGYHAARLLKRLCSGGRFAGGEDGRGCARAVAWACFLLDKGCAYVVFASAVAALQACFVALTGVEPLQWSRLCNIYTRFCVQGAFGMVCGLAAAVGMALLSVFSARDLFRLYSPAGRRQARLRSESSQTGLISKNEMTRGSAGDD, via the exons ATGGGGGCGGTGGCGAGGCTGCAGGCGGCGGTGACGTCGGACAGGGCGGAGAGCCTCCTCCGGGGCGCGTgcgcggcggcgtcggcggcgtcCGCGCTGCTCCTGGGCCTGAGCGCGCAGACCAAGACGGTGCTCTTCGTCCGGAAGAAGGCCGTGCCCAAGGACGTGGAGGCCCTCTG GGTGCTGATCGTGGCGGCGGCCGTGGCCGCGGGGTACCACGCGGCGCGGCTCCTCAAGCGGCTCTGCTCCGGCGGCCGCTTCGCCGGCGGCGAGGACGGCCGGGGCTGCGCCAGGGCGGTCGCGTGGGCGTGTTTCCTCCTCGACAAG GGGTGTGCGTACGTGGTGTTCGCGAGCGCCGTCGCGGCGCTGCAAGCATGCTTTGTGGCACTGACGGGCGTGGAGCCCCTGCAGTGGAGCAGGCTCTGCAACATCTATACCCGCTTCTGCGTGCAGGGCGCCTTCGGCATGGTTTGCGGCCTCGCGGCCGCCGTCGGCATGGCCCTCCTCTCCGTCTTCTCCGCCCGCGATCTCTTCCGGCTCTACTCGCCGGCTGGGCGCAGGCAGGCGCGGCTGAGATCGGAATCAAGTCAGACAGGCCTCATAAGTAAAAATGAGATGACCAGAGGAAGCGCGGGAGATGATTAG